The Nitrospira sp. genome window below encodes:
- a CDS encoding glutamate synthase subunit beta → MGDPKGFLKYAREGPKRKAVELRVLDWKEMYEPIPEEKLKVQGARCMDCGVPFCQGNTGCPVVNLIPEWNDLVYRGRWKDALKALHTTNNFPEFTGRLCPAPCEGACVLGINSDPVSIRVLEWNIIDRGFNEGLVEPALPVRKTGKTVAIIGSGPAGLAAAQQLARAGHSVTVFEKADRIGGLLRYGIPDFKMEKWVIDRRLEQMKAEGVEFKTGVTVGKDVTGEQLRQEFDAVGLTMGAEMARDLPVPGRELKGIHFAMEYLTQQNKRTAGISVSEEPITAKGKRVVIIGGGDTGSDCLGTAHRQGCSEAHQFEVLPEPPPSRSSSTPWPLWPMQLRTSHAHEEGCDRQWSVSTTKFTGHNGHVTKLHANRVKFEGGKFVAIPNTDFELDADLVLLAMGFTGPVRNGFLDSLGVNYDARGCVTVNENFMTNLDGVFAGGDTKRGASLIVWAIAEGRKMAAGINQYLSAGKSAKSNR, encoded by the coding sequence ATGGGTGATCCAAAGGGCTTTCTGAAATACGCGCGTGAAGGACCAAAGCGGAAAGCGGTCGAGTTGCGCGTGCTCGACTGGAAAGAAATGTACGAGCCCATCCCCGAGGAGAAGCTCAAGGTTCAAGGTGCGCGCTGCATGGATTGCGGTGTGCCCTTTTGCCAGGGCAATACCGGTTGTCCCGTCGTGAATCTCATTCCCGAGTGGAACGATCTCGTCTATCGCGGGCGCTGGAAGGACGCGCTCAAGGCATTGCACACCACGAACAATTTCCCGGAATTCACCGGCCGTCTCTGTCCCGCGCCCTGCGAAGGCGCCTGCGTGCTGGGCATCAACAGCGACCCGGTGTCGATCCGCGTGCTCGAATGGAACATTATCGATCGTGGCTTCAACGAAGGCCTGGTCGAGCCGGCCTTGCCGGTGAGAAAGACCGGGAAGACGGTCGCCATCATCGGATCAGGACCCGCCGGTCTGGCTGCCGCGCAACAACTCGCGCGCGCCGGCCATAGCGTCACCGTATTTGAGAAGGCCGATCGCATCGGCGGCTTGCTGCGGTACGGCATCCCTGATTTCAAGATGGAGAAGTGGGTCATCGACCGGCGGCTGGAACAGATGAAGGCCGAAGGGGTGGAGTTCAAAACCGGCGTCACTGTGGGTAAAGATGTTACCGGCGAACAGCTACGGCAGGAGTTCGATGCGGTGGGCCTGACGATGGGCGCGGAAATGGCGCGCGATCTGCCGGTGCCGGGGCGTGAACTCAAGGGCATCCATTTCGCCATGGAATATCTCACGCAGCAGAACAAGCGGACGGCAGGAATCTCCGTATCCGAAGAACCGATCACCGCCAAGGGAAAACGGGTGGTCATCATCGGCGGCGGCGATACCGGGTCTGACTGCTTGGGAACGGCTCATCGCCAGGGCTGCAGTGAGGCGCATCAGTTCGAAGTGTTGCCCGAGCCACCTCCGTCCCGATCGAGCTCGACGCCCTGGCCGCTCTGGCCGATGCAGCTTCGTACGTCCCATGCGCACGAAGAAGGCTGTGATCGTCAATGGAGCGTGTCCACCACCAAGTTTACCGGTCACAACGGGCATGTGACCAAACTGCATGCCAACCGGGTGAAGTTCGAGGGCGGGAAGTTCGTGGCGATCCCGAATACGGATTTCGAGTTGGATGCGGATCTTGTGCTCCTGGCTATGGGCTTCACGGGCCCGGTCAGAAACGGTTTTCTCGACAGTCTCGGCGTCAACTACGATGCGCGTGGCTGCGTGACCGTCAACGAGAACTTCATGACCAACCTCGACGGCGTCTTTGCCGGCGGCGATACCAAGCGCGGCGCGTCCCTCATCGTCTGGGCCATCGCCGAAGGCCGCAAGATGGCGGCAGGGATCAATCAGTACCTCTCGGCAGGCAAGTCCGCGAAGTCGAATCGCTGA
- a CDS encoding DUF488 family protein, which yields MVQIKRAYSQPIPNDGVRILVDRVWPRGCTKEHLQLDAWRKDLAPSTALRKWFGHDPRKWVEFSVRYRKELQQPELRSAIDELAKLARTQRITLVFSAKNTTQNQAVILKELIEGAGG from the coding sequence ATGGTCCAGATCAAACGCGCCTATAGCCAACCGATCCCAAACGATGGCGTCCGGATTCTCGTGGATCGCGTGTGGCCACGAGGCTGCACGAAGGAACACCTGCAGCTTGATGCCTGGCGAAAAGATCTCGCCCCGAGCACCGCACTCCGAAAATGGTTCGGCCATGATCCCCGGAAGTGGGTCGAGTTCAGCGTTCGCTATCGGAAGGAATTGCAGCAGCCGGAGTTGCGCAGCGCCATTGATGAACTCGCGAAACTGGCGCGTACGCAAAGGATCACGCTGGTGTTCAGCGCGAAGAATACGACACAGAATCAGGCGGTGATATTGAAGGAATTAATTGAAGGCGCCGGAGGGTAG